The region ACATGCAGTTCTATGCGCGGCTTCCTTTGCGCGCTGAAACACGGGGAAAAGAATCGCGGCGAGAATAGCGATGATGGCGATGACGACTAAAAGTTCGATGAGTGTAAACGCCTTATGTTTCATAAGCAACCTCCATTTTCATGACTGTTAAGCCGAAAGCCGTTCCCATGCGGAACGGCTTTCGAAAAATCTTCCCAGCCATCCGCTTTCCTACGCCGGCACTATCCGGATCAGGTTCGAAGGGTCTCCCGAATGTCGGGACTCTCAGCCTTTTCAGGCTCCCCTAGCGGTAACGGCACTTTTCGGCGTTTAGTTAATACTACTCCTTTTATCGAAATTCTGTAGCAATTTTAAATTGCTAATCTCTGGTGGGCCCGGCTGGATTCGAACCAGCGACCAAGCGGTTATGAGCCGCCCGCTCTGCCACTGAGCTACGGGCCCCCTCGATAAATTAACCATATTCGAGGATACCGAGTTTAATAAATTCGAAAAAAGCCCGCAGGTAACCTGCACATTGTTGTTACGTCCTAAAGAAAGAATGTTATCCGAAGCGTCTCGTAGTTCTAGTCCCATCGAGGATGCCGATGCTATTCTCGTCCGTCGCTTCATCGCGGGGGATTCTCGAGCATTCGATGAAATCTACGACCGCTACAAAGAAAAAGTTTACGTAATTGCAAAAGGAATACTGCTCAATCCGGAAGATGCTTCCGATGCCGTTCAAGAAACCTTTACGCTGATTTACAACAATCTGCCCAAATTCGGGCAGCGTAGTCGACTGAGCACGTGGATTTTCCGAATCGCAGTCAATACCGCAATTCAAATAAGCCGCAGGCTGAAATACCGCAGTCGAATCAGACCGTTGGAGGAGGCAGAGGAACTTACAAAAGAGGTCGAGGAAGAAAAGGACACCTCTAAGGTCTATCGAGCATTAGCAACGCTAAAACCCGACGATAGGGCTGTTCTAACGATGTTTTACTGGGAAAACATGTCTCTGGAAGATATCGGGGAAGCCCTGAAATGCGGTGCGAATGCGGCAAAGACGAGACTCTACCGAGCAAGAGAGCGTTTCAAGGAAAGATATGAGTTACTGGAAAAACAATCTAAGAGCGAGGAATGACCCCTCTACGGTGACTTTCCGACCCCTTCGAGCATCTGATTTTACAAATGGTTTGTGCGTGCGTTGTGAGGATGGATTAAATGAAACACGAACGAAGAATTCCTCCGGAATTAGACGAACTTCTATGGGTCGCGGCAGAAAGTGACAATCCTGAAACCCGAGAGGAATTTGCACGCAGGTATCCCGACCTCCGTGCAACCCTTGCCACACGTCGTGCCATGGTAGAAGCCCTTCGCAGATCAAAGCCCGAGGCTCTAAAAGAACTCAAACTCTCCTTCCAGCGCCCTGTTCAGAAACGACTTTTGCGGACATGGCGACTCATTGCGATTCCCGCCGCATTAGTCCTCCTTTTTGCTTTGGGATTTGCCGCCTACTTCGTTACTAATAACTTGCAATCACCGACGAAAGAACAAAATGAACGAATCTCACAACCCGACATCGGAACCGCGCCACAAGAAAGCGAACCAAAGAAGGGGCTTGAGCCAATTTTGGTGCCTCCTGGGGAGACTTCGAATGCTCCGAAGATGGAATACGAACAGTTACAACCTTCCCTTCCCTCTCCACAACAGCCTTCTCAAACAAAAACAGTCTTGGTCGTATTGCCGAAAGGAGAAACCACGCTGCTCGATCTTTTGACGGATATCTCGAATCAAAGCCATAAACGCTTCGAACTCTTGCCTGGAGTTCAAAACGTGCGCATAAAAGTGCGTCCGGTTTTAGGCGATGGTCAACCTATACCATTGGACGAAGTTTTGGCGATGATCGAGCGTGCTGCACCTGTACGAATTATCGATAATGGTGAGGAGGGTTACTTAGTTTTTCCCGAAGACATGGTAAATTCCGATGGATAAAACGAGCAAGAACGGAACTTGCGATAAGTTACGTCCTGTAACACAAGATATTCGGAAATTCCTATGCGCAAACAAGTGAATAAATTCCATTCGGCTTTCACTCTAATCGAACTTCTCGTCGTCATTGCCATTATCGCGATTCTTGCTGCGATACTTTTTCCCGTTTTCCAACGGGCGAAGGAGTCTGCAAAACGAGCTGCATGTCTTACACAAGCCCAGCAACTCGGCATGGCGGTGAGCATGTACACAGATTCTCATGACGGAAATTATCCGATGGCTGCAAACTTCGGGCTCCCCCCTGAAGATCCCTTAAGAATTTGGACTATGCAAGTCTTCCCTTACGTGAATAACCGTCAAATTTTTATCTGTCCGAGTACAGATGGAAAGTTTGCTGCAGATTGGGCTACGCGCGGAGAGATGACTATCGGTTTCACGCAAGCGACTGCTTACGACGCGAATGGTTGCGATGAGGGCTCTTTCGACCCGGATGTATGCGAAGGCTTCACGACGGTTGCATCTATTATCAAACTCGAAGAGCCGAGCCGGGTCGCGCTTTTCGCTGATACTCCCGGTGGTCCGCTATCGTTAAAGTACCGAGGATATCTTTTTAGCCCTTACAATGGCCTCGATAACCCAAATTATCCCGAATTAGGATTACCTCTTATTTCTGATCGAGACTTGGTTTTAGAACTTCAGAACCTGCCTCCAGGAAAACTAAAGCCCATCTGGGCAAGGCATCAAAGAACAGGCCGTGACGATGGTTTTACGAACGTGATTTTCGGAGATGGGCATGCGAAAGGCTACAGCGCACGCATGATCCTCGCTATGGAAAACGGCGCGAATATCATCTGGCGATTCCGTCTTTAGCCATCGAAGGTAAACTACTCTTCGTTACACGCGATTGGACACCTCGAGCGCACGATGAGTCCGCCCGGTAAACAATCGACACTCTTCCATCTTTTCTAAAGCAATGAAAGAAACAGAAAAAACCATAACGACGAAAAAACGTGTTTATCTTTTCCACGAAGGTTCAGCCGATATGCGCGATTTACTGGGGGGGAAAGGCGCAAATTTAGCAGAGATGGCTAATATTGGCCTTCCGGTTCCACCAGGATTCACCATCACGACAGAAGTTTGTCGCGAATACTACGCGAACAACAGAAGGCTTCCTGATGGATTAATGGACGAGGTGCGGCAATGCATTTCGGAAATAGAAAAACAAATCGGGAAAAAATTCGGCGATCCTTCGAGTCCTCTTTTAGTTTCCGTTCGTTCCGGCGCGAAATTCAGTATGCCGGGAATGATGGACACGATTCTCAATTTGGGTTTGAATGAAAAAACACTCGAAGGCTTCATACGCGCAACAAACAACCCGCGTTCCGGATGGGATGCATACCGCCGCTTGCTCGTCATGTTCGGAGATGTCGTTTTAGGAATCCCAAAACAACACACCGAGAGCATCCTCGCAGAATACAAGGCGAAAAAACAAATAAAATTGGACACGGAACTCACTGTCGAAGATTTACAATACATTTGCAACGAATATCTAAAACTCATCAAAAACGAAACCGGGCAAGAATTTCCACAAGACCCATGGAAACAATTGGAAATGGCAATCGAAGCCGTGTTCCGCAGTTGGAATAACGAGCGGGCAATCGTTTACCGAAGACAAGAAAAAATTCCGGACGACCTCGGAACGGCGTGCACTGTGCAGGCGATGGTTTTCGGGAATATGGGAGAGGATTCAGGAACAGGCGTCGCTTTCACGAGAGACCCTTCGACGGGTGAAAAAATCATTTATGGGGATTATTTGAGCAATGCGCAAGGGGAAGATGTCGTCGCTGGAATTCGTACCCCTATGCCGATTAGCGAATTAGAAAAGAAGCATCCAGAACTTTACAGACAATTCGAAGAAATCGCCGATAAGTTGGAACGACATTATCGCGATATGATGGACATCGAGTTTACGGTCGAGAGAGGCAAACTTTACATCTTGCAATGTCGCGTAGGAAAAAGAACGGGAACCGCAGCAGTAAAAGTCGCTGTGGACATGGTGAAGGAGTCTTTAATTTCTAAAGAGGATGCTATTGCGAGAATTAGCGCTTCACATTTAGACCAACTTCTTCATCCTCGAATAGACCAATCCTATCTTGCAGAGAACGGAATCAAACCTATCGCTAAAGGAATTCCTGCATCTCCGGGCGCTGCAACGGGAAAAGCAGTTTTCGATGCGGACCGCGCTGCGGAACTCGGCCATGAAGGACAGAAAGTGATTTTGGTGCGGAGCGAAACGAATCCCGACGATGTGCACGGAATGCTCGCATCGCAAGCCATCGTTACCTCACGGGGGGGAAAAACTTCT is a window of Fimbriimonadales bacterium DNA encoding:
- a CDS encoding sigma-70 family RNA polymerase sigma factor, whose translation is MLRPKERMLSEASRSSSPIEDADAILVRRFIAGDSRAFDEIYDRYKEKVYVIAKGILLNPEDASDAVQETFTLIYNNLPKFGQRSRLSTWIFRIAVNTAIQISRRLKYRSRIRPLEEAEELTKEVEEEKDTSKVYRALATLKPDDRAVLTMFYWENMSLEDIGEALKCGANAAKTRLYRARERFKERYELLEKQSKSEE
- a CDS encoding prepilin-type N-terminal cleavage/methylation domain-containing protein, whose protein sequence is MRKQVNKFHSAFTLIELLVVIAIIAILAAILFPVFQRAKESAKRAACLTQAQQLGMAVSMYTDSHDGNYPMAANFGLPPEDPLRIWTMQVFPYVNNRQIFICPSTDGKFAADWATRGEMTIGFTQATAYDANGCDEGSFDPDVCEGFTTVASIIKLEEPSRVALFADTPGGPLSLKYRGYLFSPYNGLDNPNYPELGLPLISDRDLVLELQNLPPGKLKPIWARHQRTGRDDGFTNVIFGDGHAKGYSARMILAMENGANIIWRFRL
- the ppdK gene encoding pyruvate, phosphate dikinase, with the translated sequence MKETEKTITTKKRVYLFHEGSADMRDLLGGKGANLAEMANIGLPVPPGFTITTEVCREYYANNRRLPDGLMDEVRQCISEIEKQIGKKFGDPSSPLLVSVRSGAKFSMPGMMDTILNLGLNEKTLEGFIRATNNPRSGWDAYRRLLVMFGDVVLGIPKQHTESILAEYKAKKQIKLDTELTVEDLQYICNEYLKLIKNETGQEFPQDPWKQLEMAIEAVFRSWNNERAIVYRRQEKIPDDLGTACTVQAMVFGNMGEDSGTGVAFTRDPSTGEKIIYGDYLSNAQGEDVVAGIRTPMPISELEKKHPELYRQFEEIADKLERHYRDMMDIEFTVERGKLYILQCRVGKRTGTAAVKVAVDMVKESLISKEDAIARISASHLDQLLHPRIDQSYLAENGIKPIAKGIPASPGAATGKAVFDADRAAELGHEGQKVILVRSETNPDDVHGMLASQAIVTSRGGKTSHAAVVARGFGIPCIVGCEGIDVDEVSRTFTANGIVVREGAWITVDGTMGELYNEKLPLIEPEVSGDFAEFMSWCDEFRRLGVRANADNPRDARTALRFGAEGIGLCRTEHMFFGRDRLPIMQQMILAETEEERELALDKLLTMQQRDFEGIFEVMDGKPVTIRLLDPPLHEFLPSYDELLKQVVELRLALNTLGGEAIKQVLEDKQKLLNIVETMREANPMLGLRGVRLSILYPSIVAMQTRAILNAAIKVKKRGIHAEPEIMIPLVGHVNELKFVREKLEQVATEVVQEAEQSIPYKFGTMIEIPRACLTADEIAQYAEFFSFGTNDLTQTTFGFSRDDAEGKFLGKYIELKILNDNPFETLDKAGVGALMKLCVEDAKKTNPVIKLGICGEHGGDPASIAFCHELGLDYVSCSPFRVPIARLAAAQAAIKASERVIEDK